Sequence from the uncultured Flavobacterium sp. genome:
AATTTGTCAATTAGAAAATTAGATAATTCTGGAATTTTACTTTGTCTATATAGTATCCTGACAGGTTTTTTCAATCTGTTAGGTATTTTTTTAACGATAAGTTCTTGTTTTTTGCGTGAGGGATAGGAGTAGACTACCGAAGTAGTATGGATAGCCCGACCGTATCCCGGTGAGAGGGCGAATAACCGTAAAGTAAATTTGCCCTCTTATCGGGATAGGGTCACGCCCAAATTATAATAAAAATGCCAATAAAATTCCTAGAACTATCATTGAAACTTTGGCAATATTGAATTTATGTCCTTCGCTGCTTTCAAAAATAATAGTTGATGAAATATGGAATAAAATTCCAATTACGATTGCTGTTATTTGGGTATAATATTCGTTTAGAAAAGGTAAATATTCGGAGGCAATTGTGCCCAAAGGCGTCATGATTGCAAAGGTAAGCATGAACACAAAAATGGCTTTTTTGTCCAGATTTGCATTGATGAAAAAAGTGGTTAGAATCACGGCAATTGGCAAGTGATGAATCGCAATTCCTACTGCTAAATCGTGGTGATGACTTACGGGAAAACCTTCTAAAAAGGCGTGAATACACAAGCTGATAAAAAGTAACCAAGGAATTTGAGACATTTGTGCATGTCCGTGAACGTGCCCATGTTCGGCTCCTTTTGAGAAAAATTCTAATATGATCTGGAACAAAATTCCAGCCATAATAAATAAACCAATATTGTGATTGTGTGATTCGTAAACTTCCGGCAATAAATGCATTACGGTTAACGATAGTAAAAATGAACCGCTAAATGCTAATAATAATTTTAGATTGGTTTTGTTTTTAGGTTTTAAAAACAAAGCCACAATATATCCTAAAAGTACAGAAATTAAGGGTAATAAATAACTCATTTTTTATTGTTTAATCGTTTTTTAATTGTTTAATCGTTGATTTGTTTAATCGGTAAAACGGTTAAACAATTTAACGATTTACCAGTTACTTAAAAATCATGATTAATCGTTCGCTTTCTAGTTTGTGAAACTTTTTTAGTTTGTAGTCTCCAAAAATATCGAGCAGAAAAATACCGGCTTCGGCCATTAATTCTTCAAAGTCTTTTAATGTCAGGGCTTTTACTTTTTCGGTAAAATGATAGGTTTGGCCTTGATCTTCAAAGTCTATTTCTTTAAAAATATGTCCGTCTTCAACATATCTTTTAATTTTAAAATCAATTCCTTCAACGGTTTTTACTTCTTCCGGCACTAAAGTTTCGATTACCTGATTTACATTCATGAAATCAATTACGGCAAAACCATATTCAGACAAGCTTTCTTTGATTGCTTTTAGGGTTGTTAAGTTGTCGTCATCACTTTCGAAATATCCGAAACTGGTAAACAAATTAAAAATAGCATCAAATTTTTCTTCGAATGGCTCGCGCATATCGTGCACTTTAAAATGCAGGGTTTCGTTGCTGTTTTTGCTGGCTTCGGCGATACTATTTTCAGACAAATCAGCGCCTAAAACGTTAAAACCTAATTGGTTTAAGTAAATCGAATGACGTCCTTTTCCGCAAGCTAAGTCAAGTACTTTTGCTTTTTCGGGAAGGTTTAGATAATGCGTAAGATTATCCATAAAAATCTGCGCTTCTCTGTAATTTCGGTCTTTATAAAGAATGTGATAATACGGAGTATCAAACCATGATGTGAACCAGTTTTGAGTGTTACGTTCCTGATTTGGTGTTGATGAGTTTGGTGCTTCAGACATTTATTCTATTTCAATTAATTCAAAGTACCGCAAATTTAGTGTATTTTTGCCGAAAAATAACTATTTCGTGACGATACCTGAATAATCAGATGTGTGTTTGCGATCGGAGTTTTTTTTAATACAAAAATAAAGATGGAAGAAAATTTTAGAATGATTGCCAAATGTTTTTTTGGTTTTGAAGAAATATTAGAGAATGAATTGCGTGCTCTTGGCGCTCAGGATGTCGAAAAAGGAGTGAGAATGGTGAGCTTTAAAGGTGATAAAGGTTTTATGTATAAAGCCAATTTGTCTTTGCGTACTGCTCTTAAAGTTTTAAAACCTATTTACTCGTTCAGAGCCAATAATGAACAAGCTTTATACAAAGGAATTTCGGGCGTTAACTGGTCTAAATTATTAAACGCAAACCAGACTTTTGTAATTGATGCGACGGTACATTCGACTTATTTTAATCACTCAGAGTTTGTTTCTCAAAAATGTAAAGATGCAATTGTAGATCAATTTAGAGAAAGAACTGGGCAGCGTCCAAGTATTGATAAAGCGTTTCCAGATTTGAGAATTAATATTCATATTGACAAAGATCAGGTTTCGGTTGCATTAGATACTTCAGGAAATTCATTACATCAACGTGGTTACAGAACGGCAACTAATATTGCACCAATCAACGAAGTTTTGGCTGCGGGAATCTTATTATTATCGGGTTGGGAAGGACAAAGTCACTTTTTGGATCCAATGTGTGGTTCAGGAACTTTCCTTGCAGAAGCTGCGATGATTGCTTGTAATATTCCGGCAAATATCAACAGAAAAGAATTTGCATTCGAAAAATGGAAAGATTGGGATAATGATTTATTCGATCAGATTGTAAATAGTTTGATGAAAAAAACAAAAGAATTCCACTATACTATAAAAGGTTTTGATAAAGCGCCAAGTGCTGTAAATAAAGCCAAAGATAATATTAGAAATGCCAATCTAGAGGATTATGTTACAATTTCTGAAAACAACTTTTTCGATACAGAAAAAGAAGTAGAAGGAAAGCTTCATATGGTTTTTAATCCGCCTTATGATGAGCGTTTGGATATTCATATGGAAGAATTCTACAAAAATATTGGAGATACTTTAAAGAAAAGTTACCCGGGAACAAACGCTTGGTTTATTACCGCTAATCTTGAAGCCTTGAAATTTGTGGGACTAAAACCGTCAAGAAAAATCAAACTTTTTAACGCAAGCCTTGAAGCACGTTTGGTAAAATACGAAATGTACGAAGGTAGTAAGAGAACGAAATTTCAGGTTAATGAATAAAGGTACAAAGGGGCAAAGGTTCAAAGGAACAAAGAGAAATACCTTGTGATTTTGAAACTGCGTAATTTTGATTCTGAAAAAAATGATAAATCTACAGTTTAACGAATAATAAAAGAGTAAGAGGTTCAAAAGAGCAAAGCGAAAAACTTTGTTCCTTTGAACCTTTGTAACTCTGAACCTTAAAAAGAAAAAAAATGTCAAAACTACAAGTAAGAGCTTTTTTATACCAATTAGGATGTTTCGCAATTTTGTTTATTGCAGGGAGATTCGTGGTTGCAACATATACTCAATTAACAGGTCTTTGGATTCCGGTGACGGCATTTATAGTGGCGACATTGATTTCGCCTAAATTTCAGGCGGTAAGAACCAAAGATGGCGAGAAGTTGTTTATGAAATGGATTTTTATAAAAGGAATTAGAGAAATAGGGTAACTAAAAAAATGATTTTTGTATGAAGATAATTGGACTTATAGGCGGAATTAGCTGGGTTTCTACAGCAGATTATTACAAACTTATAAATGAAGGTGTCAACGAGAAAATGGGAGGACTTAACTTCTCAGAATGTTTGATTTATTCGTTCAATTATGCCGAAATCAAAAAGAATAATGATGCCAATGATTGGGATCGTACTTTTGAAATGCTTTTTAAAGGTTGTCAATTCTTAAAATCGGGTGGAGCAGAAGCAATTGTTTTATGCGCCAATACAATGCATCTTATTGCTGATAAATTGGAAGCAGCAATTGATTTGCCTGTTATTCATATCGCAACAGAAACTGCTATTGAAATTGAGAAGCAAAATCTTAAAAAAGTAGCATTATTGGGAACTAAGTTTACAATGGAACTTGATTTTTTTAAAAACAAATTAATCAATAAAGGCATTGAAGCAATTATTCCGGAAAATAGTGACGATAGAGATTTTCTTCACACTGCAATCTTCGAAGAGTTAGGAAAAGGTATTGTTACCGATGAAACTAAAAAACGTATTCTGAGGATTTCAAATGAATTAATAGAAAATGGTGCAGAAGGAATTATTCTGGGTTGTACAGAACTTCCTTTGGTTATAAAACCGGAAGATGTTTCAGTTCCAATTTTTGATACTACTTTAATACATTCAAATGCTGCAATAGCTTTTCAATTGTCTTAAGAAAATTAATTATATACATATAAAAAAGCCCCAAATTTTAAATTTGGGGCTTTTTTTATTTTAGAAGAAAATCTAATTATTTCTTTTTAGGAATTTCTTTTACAGTTTCTGGTACAATTACTTTTTTCTTGTATAAAGGTATAAAGTAAGAAACAGTATAATTGAATCCTACTCCAAAATTTCCGTCATAAGTTCTGTTAAAACCAGGAATGTAAAGATTGTCAAAACCGCTTGGTTTGTTGTTCATAACCAAAAGTTTTAGCTGAACTCCAAAACCAACGAATACATTGTTGAACACTTTTGCTTTTATTCCTAATGCGACTTCCAGCCATCCAGCTGTTAAACCGTTGTATTTTTCGCCGGAAACAATCGCAGGTTGTTCTCCCCAATACGGATTAGCGTTGTAGATTTTGTAACTATTTAATTGTTGACTAAAACTACTAAAACCACCACGTAAACCTATTGTAATAAGGTTTTCCATGTCAAGCCAGTTTTGATACGTATTGTAGTCAAAACCTCCTTTTATGTAAGTTCCCGTTGCTGTTGAGTTTAATCTGTCATCATCAGTGGTTTTATCTTCAAAACCAAGTTCAGCTGCAAGATAATATTTTTTCGTCAAGCGAAAATCTCCCACAAATTCAACACCTTTATAATCTTTGTCATAAAAACCGCGGGTTAATTTATATAAATCAACACCAACGCGCAAACCATAACGATCTGTTTTTGGAATACTATCGGTTTTAGTTTCCTGAATCGCAGGTTTAGCTGGTTTCGCAGGTTCTGTTTTTGATTTTAGTTTTGGCTTTTCCTGAACAATTTCTTTGGTTGCTGTAGCAGGTACTTCTTGTGCCTGAACCAAAAACATTGAAAACAAAAGGCAAAAACTAAAAGTATATTTTAATGTGTGTCTCATTTTCAGATTCAATGTTATATTGTTCTACATTAATTACTCTCATCCAGGCTCCGTCTGTTCCCGGATCTAGTAGAAAAGGTTGTGATGGAGGTGCCGTAACAAAAGGATTTAATGTAAAAAGAGTTTTAAAACCACATGCTCTCGATACATATACATCTTTGTGAGTATAGTCAAATTTTATTATATCTGTATTAGTCAAAGTAGGATCTGTACTTGCAGCATTATAAATAAAACTATAAGTAGTAGAATTTTCATTTGTCTGTAACGGAATCGAAATTGAAGTACCATTTGCATAATACTTCGTATCTGTTGTGCTAGTTGGATTAAACACAATTCCGGTAGGCAAATCTTTTCCTTCTTTATCTTTTCCAACTACTTTTAAATTAACTACTTTTCTAGCTAAATTTGCATCGGCATTATCAAAAAATGATATTACCAATCGGGGAGTAGTGGGTGTATTAGGATCACAAATATCATCTTTCTCACAGCTTGATAAGCCAAAAGTAAAGAGTAATAGAAAAGCGACTATTTTTTTCATTTATAGTTTTTTGTTATCTAAGTTCTAAAAGTACAACATTTTCAACGTGATGCGTTTGCGGAAACATATCAACCGGTCTCACACGTGTTACCTTGTATTTCTCATCCATTAAAGCTAAATCACGTGCTTGTGTTGCAGAATTACAACTTACATAAACTACTTTTTTAGGAGCAATTTTCAAGATTTGATCAATAACGTCTTTATGCATTCCGTCTCTTGGTGGATCTGTAATAATAACGTCGGGTTTTCCGTGTTGAGCGATAAAAGCTTCGTTAAAAACGACTTTCATGTCTCCTACAAAAAACTCACAATTCGTTATATTATTGCGTTCAGCATTTGCTTTAGCATCCAGAATTGCTTCAGGAACACTTTCTACACCAATTACTTTTTTTGCTTTTTTAGAAACAAATTGCGCGATAGTTCCGGTTCCTGTATATAAATCGTAAACAGTTTCTTCTCCGGTTAATCCCGCATAATCACGTGTTATTTTGTATAATTCGTATGCTTGATCAGAGTTGGTTTGGTAAAAAGATTTAGCATTGATGCTGAATTTTAAACCTTCCATTTCTTCCAGAATATAATCTCTGCCTTTATATAGTTTGATATCCTGATCGTAGATTGTATCGTTTTGTTTTGCATTTACAACATATTGTAATGAAGTAATTTGCGGAAATTTCTCGTAAATATGATCTAAAACCAACTCGCGGTTCTTTTTATCATTTTCGAAAAACTGAATCAAAACCATAATTTCGCCAGTTGAAGCTGTACGAATCATCAAAGTTCTCAATAATCCAGAATGTTCTCTAGGATTAAAGAAAGCTAAATTATGCTCGTTTGCAAAAGCTCTGATTTCATTTCTGATTGCATTTGAAGGATCTTCTTGTAAATGACATTTGTTGATGTCCAGAATTTTATCCCACATTTTAGGAATGTGAAATCCTAACGCATTTCTGTTTCCTAAATCTTCTGTGCTTTCAATTTCTTTTTCGGTTAACCAACGGCTGTTAGAAAACGAAAACTCCATTTTGTTTCTATAGAAAAATTGTTTTTCCGAACCTAAAATAGTTTCAAATTCAGGAAGTTCTACCTTTCCTATACGTTGCAAATGGTTTTTTACTTCATTTTGTTTGTAATACAACTGTTGGCTGTATTTCATATTTTGCCATTTACATCCTCCACAAACTCCAAAATGATCGCATATTGGTTCAATACGATGTTCTGAAAATTCGTGAAATTTTACGGCTTTGCCTTCATAATAGGCTTTTCTTTTTTTGAAAGTTTGTACGTCAACTACATCACCCGGAACAACATTCGGAATAAAGATTACTTTACCGTCAGGAGCCTTAGCTACTGATACTCCTTTTGCTCCAGCATCAAGAACTTGAATTTGATGAAAGACAACTTTGTCTGTATTTTTTCTTCCCATAGCGCAAAAATAAGGGTTTGT
This genomic interval carries:
- a CDS encoding ZIP family metal transporter, with the translated sequence MSYLLPLISVLLGYIVALFLKPKNKTNLKLLLAFSGSFLLSLTVMHLLPEVYESHNHNIGLFIMAGILFQIILEFFSKGAEHGHVHGHAQMSQIPWLLFISLCIHAFLEGFPVSHHHDLAVGIAIHHLPIAVILTTFFINANLDKKAIFVFMLTFAIMTPLGTIASEYLPFLNEYYTQITAIVIGILFHISSTIIFESSEGHKFNIAKVSMIVLGILLAFLL
- a CDS encoding class I SAM-dependent methyltransferase, which codes for MSEAPNSSTPNQERNTQNWFTSWFDTPYYHILYKDRNYREAQIFMDNLTHYLNLPEKAKVLDLACGKGRHSIYLNQLGFNVLGADLSENSIAEASKNSNETLHFKVHDMREPFEEKFDAIFNLFTSFGYFESDDDNLTTLKAIKESLSEYGFAVIDFMNVNQVIETLVPEEVKTVEGIDFKIKRYVEDGHIFKEIDFEDQGQTYHFTEKVKALTLKDFEELMAEAGIFLLDIFGDYKLKKFHKLESERLIMIFK
- a CDS encoding THUMP domain-containing protein translates to MEENFRMIAKCFFGFEEILENELRALGAQDVEKGVRMVSFKGDKGFMYKANLSLRTALKVLKPIYSFRANNEQALYKGISGVNWSKLLNANQTFVIDATVHSTYFNHSEFVSQKCKDAIVDQFRERTGQRPSIDKAFPDLRINIHIDKDQVSVALDTSGNSLHQRGYRTATNIAPINEVLAAGILLLSGWEGQSHFLDPMCGSGTFLAEAAMIACNIPANINRKEFAFEKWKDWDNDLFDQIVNSLMKKTKEFHYTIKGFDKAPSAVNKAKDNIRNANLEDYVTISENNFFDTEKEVEGKLHMVFNPPYDERLDIHMEEFYKNIGDTLKKSYPGTNAWFITANLEALKFVGLKPSRKIKLFNASLEARLVKYEMYEGSKRTKFQVNE
- a CDS encoding aspartate/glutamate racemase family protein, with amino-acid sequence MKIIGLIGGISWVSTADYYKLINEGVNEKMGGLNFSECLIYSFNYAEIKKNNDANDWDRTFEMLFKGCQFLKSGGAEAIVLCANTMHLIADKLEAAIDLPVIHIATETAIEIEKQNLKKVALLGTKFTMELDFFKNKLINKGIEAIIPENSDDRDFLHTAIFEELGKGIVTDETKKRILRISNELIENGAEGIILGCTELPLVIKPEDVSVPIFDTTLIHSNAAIAFQLS
- a CDS encoding DUF6048 family protein — protein: MRHTLKYTFSFCLLFSMFLVQAQEVPATATKEIVQEKPKLKSKTEPAKPAKPAIQETKTDSIPKTDRYGLRVGVDLYKLTRGFYDKDYKGVEFVGDFRLTKKYYLAAELGFEDKTTDDDRLNSTATGTYIKGGFDYNTYQNWLDMENLITIGLRGGFSSFSQQLNSYKIYNANPYWGEQPAIVSGEKYNGLTAGWLEVALGIKAKVFNNVFVGFGVQLKLLVMNNKPSGFDNLYIPGFNRTYDGNFGVGFNYTVSYFIPLYKKKVIVPETVKEIPKKK
- a CDS encoding DUF6452 family protein, with translation MKKIVAFLLLFTFGLSSCEKDDICDPNTPTTPRLVISFFDNADANLARKVVNLKVVGKDKEGKDLPTGIVFNPTSTTDTKYYANGTSISIPLQTNENSTTYSFIYNAASTDPTLTNTDIIKFDYTHKDVYVSRACGFKTLFTLNPFVTAPPSQPFLLDPGTDGAWMRVINVEQYNIESENETHIKIYF
- the rlmD gene encoding 23S rRNA (uracil(1939)-C(5))-methyltransferase RlmD — protein: MGRKNTDKVVFHQIQVLDAGAKGVSVAKAPDGKVIFIPNVVPGDVVDVQTFKKRKAYYEGKAVKFHEFSEHRIEPICDHFGVCGGCKWQNMKYSQQLYYKQNEVKNHLQRIGKVELPEFETILGSEKQFFYRNKMEFSFSNSRWLTEKEIESTEDLGNRNALGFHIPKMWDKILDINKCHLQEDPSNAIRNEIRAFANEHNLAFFNPREHSGLLRTLMIRTASTGEIMVLIQFFENDKKNRELVLDHIYEKFPQITSLQYVVNAKQNDTIYDQDIKLYKGRDYILEEMEGLKFSINAKSFYQTNSDQAYELYKITRDYAGLTGEETVYDLYTGTGTIAQFVSKKAKKVIGVESVPEAILDAKANAERNNITNCEFFVGDMKVVFNEAFIAQHGKPDVIITDPPRDGMHKDVIDQILKIAPKKVVYVSCNSATQARDLALMDEKYKVTRVRPVDMFPQTHHVENVVLLELR